A section of the Ignavibacteriales bacterium genome encodes:
- a CDS encoding LysM peptidoglycan-binding domain-containing protein, with amino-acid sequence MSGKYFSTVVKYDAVNNQFANAKLTYSSNLTRNARIEFNYSNDLQYNFSSFNVVFKYEFPFAVTNTIVDDKSLIMNVHGTVGYDNANKNIFTTKRQSVGTGGVAFKMFQDENGNGKYDKGEPMVDDIDLKFNQNVQLDRNDDGVLIASELTPYREYNVEINPLSGKNPFLQPKFQKFGLVTDPNQIKLVEIPFYFSQEVYGNVVAVKDGAEIPLPSVKIHIQNHENDEEKVITSFNDGTLYYLGLLPGDYTAYVDSAMVEMLGAETEPDKIDFTIYDENDDKEIKELNFVLKLDNSTISNIDEQEIASFRAKFLYTEKRINSRVGTHDEAHKEFFDEISASQYTALPEFAERYEKMKTNLEQWESETVEKGEDTGYTVVKGDCLWKIAGMKKHYDNPHLWPAIWEANKDGIISAPEGVKTTITNPNLIYPRQVLKIPHLSDEQKQEFLNIEGQYYDKKGRGKPREK; translated from the coding sequence ATGTCAGGTAAATATTTCAGCACAGTTGTAAAATATGATGCCGTTAATAACCAATTCGCGAATGCAAAGCTAACATACTCAAGCAATCTTACAAGGAACGCAAGGATCGAATTTAATTATTCAAACGATCTTCAATATAATTTTTCATCATTCAACGTTGTTTTTAAATATGAGTTTCCGTTTGCAGTTACAAATACGATTGTAGACGATAAGTCATTAATAATGAACGTGCATGGAACAGTTGGCTACGATAACGCAAATAAAAATATATTTACAACCAAGAGACAGAGTGTAGGTACAGGTGGTGTTGCATTTAAAATGTTCCAGGATGAAAATGGTAACGGTAAGTACGACAAAGGTGAACCTATGGTCGATGATATCGATCTTAAGTTTAATCAGAACGTACAGCTGGATAGAAATGATGACGGTGTACTTATTGCCAGTGAGCTTACTCCGTACAGAGAATATAATGTCGAAATTAATCCCCTATCGGGAAAGAATCCATTCCTTCAGCCTAAGTTCCAAAAGTTCGGACTGGTAACAGATCCAAACCAGATCAAACTTGTTGAGATCCCGTTCTATTTCTCACAAGAAGTTTATGGAAATGTTGTTGCAGTAAAAGACGGTGCTGAAATTCCTTTGCCAAGTGTTAAGATCCATATACAAAACCATGAGAACGACGAGGAAAAAGTAATCACGTCATTTAATGATGGAACATTATATTATCTTGGTCTTTTACCGGGTGACTATACAGCTTATGTCGATTCAGCCATGGTAGAGATGCTTGGCGCAGAAACAGAACCAGACAAGATAGATTTTACTATTTATGATGAGAATGACGACAAAGAGATAAAAGAACTTAATTTTGTATTAAAACTTGACAACAGTACAATATCTAACATTGACGAGCAGGAAATTGCAAGTTTCAGAGCAAAATTCCTTTACACAGAGAAACGCATAAACAGCAGGGTTGGAACACATGATGAGGCGCACAAGGAATTCTTTGATGAGATATCTGCTTCGCAATATACAGCATTACCAGAATTTGCAGAAAGATATGAAAAGATGAAGACAAATCTCGAGCAGTGGGAATCTGAAACAGTAGAAAAAGGTGAAGATACAGGATATACCGTAGTTAAAGGTGATTGTTTGTGGAAAATCGCCGGAATGAAGAAACATTACGATAACCCGCACCTTTGGCCCGCTATCTGGGAAGCCAATAAAGACGGCATAATCTCAGCTCCGGAAGGGGTAAAAACTACAATAACTAATCCTAACCTGATATACCCTAGACAGGTATTGAAGATACCTCACCTATCCGATGAGCAGAAACAGGAATTCCTGAACATCGAAGGTCAGTATTATGACAAAAAAGGAAGAGGTAAACCAAGGGAAAAATAA